Proteins from one Rosa chinensis cultivar Old Blush chromosome 7, RchiOBHm-V2, whole genome shotgun sequence genomic window:
- the LOC112179270 gene encoding protein SUPPRESSOR OF GENE SILENCING 3 — translation MSSGRANGNGRGKQVFEANSQQLSQGVADLCLGSEEGNGGWEEVGKKTKNRTGSSAAKGAQKSNPKAWVHQDVQKLNVWSGTGGSQADNLWKPAGRGNSRPLSNSTPQQVITPPLHNGWNWKSKAGNNDRYVPPAAAHPADDDDESDALSDLDDDDDDIFSDDSDSSQMSQGTQKNSKWFKDFFDELEKLSVEEINDPTRQRHCPACKGGPGAIDWYQGMQPLIRHAETKGSKRVKLHRQLAQLLEAELKVRGTSAIPAGVVFGKWVGLKEEESNHKIIWPPMVFIMNTRLEKDENDKWLGMGNEELLLCFSSYPAQKGKHSYGPQGHCGISTLIFEPSAMGYFEAARLHRHFAEQGLGRDAWDRSPVLFRPGGKRQLYGFMPMKQDLDIFNQHSEEKLKLKFEMRSYQEMVLHPLRKMSEDSQQASYMKTRVAKEERHSQALEETLRIVNDKMQKIQEENHLLKERTKMHYEQNKEEMDLQEEFYKDMLSRT, via the coding sequence ATGAGTTCGGGAAGAGCAAACGGAAATGGGAGAGGCAAGCAAGTCTTTGAAGCAAACAGTCAGCAGCTGAGCCAAGGTGTAGCGGATCTTTGCCTGGGTTCGGAAGAAGGTAATGGAGGGTGGGAAGAAGttggaaagaaaacaaagaacagGACTGGAAGCAGTGCTGCAAAGGGTGCTCAAAAGTCTAACCCAAAGGCATGGGTGCACCAAGATGTCCAAAAGCTCAATGTGTGGAGTGGTACAGGAGGATCACAAGCTGATAATCTGTGGAAACCAGCTGGAAGAGGAAACTCAAGGCCACTGTCTAATAGTACCCCTCAACAAGTGATTACCCCTCCACTGCACAATGGGTGGAATTGGAAGTCAAAGGCCGGGAACAATGACAGATATGTGCCTCCTGCTGCAGCTCATCCTGCTGATGACGATGATGAGTCTGATGCATTGAGTGACCTTGATGATGATGACGACGACATTTTCAGTGATGATTCAGACTCTAGTCAAATGAGTCAAGGCACTCAAAAGAATAGCAAGTGGTTCAAGGATTTCTTCGACGAGTTGGAGAAGTTAAGCGTGGAGGAGATAAATGATCCTACACGGCAGCGGCACTGTCCTGCTTGCAAAGGGGGTCCTGGTGCCATTGACTGGTATCAAGGCATGCAGCCATTGATCAGACATGCGGAAACAAAAGGATCAAAGAGGGTGAAGCTTCACCGGCAGCTTGCACAACTTCTGGAAGCAGAGTTGAAGGTGCGGGGTACAAGTGCTATACCAGCAGGTGTGGTCTTTGGTAAATGGGTAGGATTGAAAGAAGAGGAAAGTAATCACAAAATTATCTGGCCTCCAATGGTATTCATCATGAATACCAGACTTGAAAAAGATGAGAATGACAAATGGCTGGGTATGGGCAATGAGGAGCTTTTACTCTGCTTCAGCTCTTATCCTGCTCAGAAGGGTAAACACTCCTATGGCCCCCAAGGACACTGTGGGATTAGCACTTTGATCTTTGAGCCATCAGCAATGGGTTACTTTGAGGCTGCACGGCTGCATAGGCATTTTGCTGAGCAAGGTTTGGGCAGAGATGCTTGGGATCGTAGCCCTGTGCTGTTTCGTCCAGGTGGTAAACGACAGCTTTATGGTTTCATGCCAATGAAACAAGACTTGGATATATTCAACCAGCACTCGGAAGAGAAGCTGAAGCTGAAATTTGAGATGAGGTCCTACCAGGAGATGGTCCTCCACCCCCTGAGGAAAATGAGTGAGGACAGCCAACAGGCTTCCTATATGAAGACCAGGGTTGCGAAAGAAGAGAGACACAGCCAAGCTCTAGAAGAAACTCTTCGTATAGTAAATGACAAGATGCAGAAGATACAGGAGGAAAATCACCTTTTGAAAGAGAGGACCAAAATGCACtatgaacaaaacaaagaagagaTGGATCTCCAGGAGGAATTTTACAAAGATATGCTATCTCGTACCTAA
- the LOC112176349 gene encoding cellulose synthase-like protein D3 has translation MMASNYPNGSSRFNHLKQTSNDLDSDDIGSVEFATYTVQIPATPDNQSAGIPLQRSTSQRVEDQYASSSLFTGGYNCVTRAQLKDKVIESETNHPQMTWAKGSYCTVPGCDAQVVTDERGLDIVPCECGYKICMDCYRDAMRNGESVCPGCREPYKEMDMNEYGVTSRQPLLSTDGMSKTDRRMSLMKSKSMKSKALVESQAIEMDQNQWLFETKGSYGYGNAMWPKEDVSGSLDGMSGDLKMFKDKQWKPLTREVKISAAILSPYRLLVLARLAVLGLFLYWRVTNPNDDAVWLWLMSVICEFWFAFSWILDQLPKLCPINRIAYVDVLKEKFETPNPSNPTGKSDLPGIDIFVSTADPEKEPPLVTANTILSILATDYPVEKLACYVSDDGGALLTFEAMAEAASFANLWVPFCRKHDIEPRNPESYFSMKRDPYKNKVKSDFVRDRRQVKREYDEFKVRINGLPDSIRRRSDAFNAREEIKAMKLRRETRDDEPLENLKFPKATWMTDGTQWPGTWVVSAPEHSKGDHASIIQVMLKPPSDEPLKGTEVDSNSMNLSEVDIRLPMLVYVSREKRPGYDHNKKAGAMNALVRASAVMSNGAFILNLDCDHYIYYSQAMREGMCFMMDRGGERLCYVQFPQRFEGIDPSDRYANHNTVFFDVNMRALDGIQGPVYVGTGCLFRRTALYGFDPPPMKERDGCCSGFFAKRKKTSSVASAPEVDSQDGSVELDNDNEEMGLALIPKTFGNSSLFVDSIRVAEFQGRPLADHPSMKNGRPIGALTLPRELLDASTVAEAISCISCWYEDKTEWGQRVGWIYGSVTEDVVTGYRMHNRGWKSIYCVTKKDAFRGSAPINLTDRLHQVLRWATGSVEIFFSRNNALLASSRMKFLQRIAYLNVGMYPFTSIFLIVYCFLPALSLFTDQFIVQQLNVTFLVYLLGITITLILLAVLEIKWSGIELEEWWRNEQFWLIGGTSAHLAAVLQGLLKVIAGIEISFTLTSKSGGDDADDDFVDLYIFKWTSLMVPPITIIMVNLIGIGVAVCRTIYSDNPKWSSLLGGSFFSFWVLAHLYPFAKGLMGRRGRTPTIVFVWSGLLAITISLLWVAIDPPSGSSGIGGSFQFP, from the exons ATGATATTGGGAGTGTTGAGTTTGCAACCTACACTGTCCAGATACCGGCCACACCGGACAACCAGTCCGCCGGAATTCCCTTGCAGCGGTCCACTTCTCAGAGAGTTGAGGACCAGTATGCATCCAGTTCTTTGTTTACAGGTGGCTACAACTGCGTTACACGAGCCCAGTTGAAGGACAAAGTGATTGAATCCGAAACAAACCATCCCCAGATGACATGGGCCAAGGGGTCTTATTGTACCGTGCCTGGATGTGATGCTCAGGTGGTGACTGATGAGAGGGGATTGGATATAGTCCCTTGTGAATGCGGTTACAAGATTTGTATGGATTGTTATAGGGATGCTATGAGAAATGGTGAGAGTGTTTGTCCGGGCTGCAGAGAACCTTACAAGGAGATGGATATGAATGAGTATGGTGTGACTAGTCGGCAGCCTTTGCTGTCAACGGATGGGATGTCAAAGACGGACAGGAGGATGTCGCTTATGAAATCAAAATCGATGAAGTCAAAAGCGTTGGTGGAGAGTCAGGCTATTGAAATGGATCAGAATCAGTGGTTGTTTGAGACAAAAGGGAGTTATGGATATGGGAATGCTATGTGGCCAAAGGAAGATGTGAGTGGGAGTCTTGATGGGATGAGTGGTGATCTTAAAATGTTCAAAGATAAGCAATGGAAGCCACTAACGCGTGAAGTGAAAATCTCAGCTGCAATTCTCAGTCCATATCG GCTTCTAGTACTAGCTCGACTGGCGGTCCTTGGATTATTTTTGTATTGGAgagtcacaaaccctaatgatGATGCAGTGTGGTTGTGGCTTATGTCTGTGATTTGTGAATTCTGGTTTGCCTTCTCTTGGATACTTGATCAGCTTCCAAAGCTGTGCCCCATAAATCGCATTGCTTATGTTGATGTTTTAAAGGAGAAGTTTGAAACTCCAAATCCAAGCAATCCTACTGGAAAATCTGATCTTCCAGGAATAGACATTTTTGTATCTACAGCAGATCCAGAGAAAGAACCTCCTCTTGTAACTGCAAACACGATTCTCTCGATACTTGCAACTGACTACCCTGTTGAGAAGCTTGCCTGTTATGTTTCTGATGATGGAGGTGCACTTTTGACCTTTGAGGCCATGGCAGAAGCTGCTAGTTTTGCCAACTTGTGGGTACCATTTTGTCGGAAGCATGATATTGAGCCAAGGAACCCAGAATCTTACTTCAGCATGAAGAGAGATCCTTACAAGAATAAAGTAAAGTCCGATTTTGTAAGGGATCGCAGGCAGGTAAAGCGAGAGTATGATGAATTTAAGGTTAGGATTAATGGCCTTCCTGATTCAATCCGGAGACGTTCCGATGCCTTTAATGCTAGAGAGGAGATCAAAGCTATGAAACTTCGGAGAGAGACTAGAGATGATGAACCACTGGAAAATTTAAAGTTCCCAAAAGCAACTTGGATGACTGATGGAACACAATGGCCTGGTACTTGGGTAGTTTCTGCCCCTGAGCATTCCAAGGGTGATCATGCCAGTATCATACAG GTAATGTTAAAACCCCCTAGCGATGAGCCACTTAAAGGAACAGAAGTAGATTCAAATTCCATGAATCTAAGTGAGGTTGATATCCGTCTTCCCATGCTTGTTTATGTTTCTCGTGAAAAGAGGCCTGGTTACGATCATAACAAGAAAGCCGGAGCTATGAATGCCTTGGTTCGAGCCTCAGCCGTCATGTCCAACGGCGCCTTcattctcaatcttgactgTGACCACTACATCTACTACTCCCAAGCAATGAGAGAAGGCATGTGCTTCATGATGGACCGCGGTGGTGAACGCCTTTGTTATGTCCAATTTCCTCAGAGGTTTGAAGGAATAGACCCTTCTGATCGCTATGCCAACCACAACACTGTTTTCTTTGACGTCAACATGCGTGCTCTTGATGGAATTCAGGGTCCAGTATATGTGGGAACAGGATGTCTCTTTCGTCGGACTGCCTTATATGGCTTTGATCCACCTCCAATGAAAGAACGTGATGGTTGCTGTAGTGGTTTCTTTGCCAAGCGCAAGAAAACTTCTTCAGTTGCTTCTGCTCCTGAAGTTGACTCCCAAGACGGATCAGTTGAACTAGACAATGACAATGAAGAAATGGGTCTTGCTCTTATTCCTAAAACATTTGGGAACTCAAGCCTCTTTGTTGACTCCATCCGAGTTGCAGAGTTCCAAGGTCGGCCCCTTGCTGATCATCCATCCATGAAAAATGGACGCCCCATTGGTGCCCTTACTCTTCCCCGGGAACTTCTTGATGCATCAACAGTTGCAGAGGCAATTAGTTGCATCTCATGCTGGTATGAGGACAAGACTGAATGGGGCCAACGAGTTGGGTGGATTTATGGTTCAGTGACTGAAGATGTGGTCACAGGTTACAGGATGCACAACCGTGGATGGAAATCTATCTACTGTGTCACTAAGAAGGATGCCTTTCGAGGAAGTGCCCCAATCAATCTCACTGACCGGCTTCACCAGGTTTTGCGGTGGGCTACTGGCTCTGTTGAAATATTCTTTTCTCGTAACAATGCTCTTCTGGCCAGCTCCAGGATGAAATTTCTCCAAAGGATTGCCTACTTGAATGTCGGAATGTACCCTTTCACATCCATTTTCCTCATTGTTTACTGCTTCCTTCCTGCACTCTCACTCTTTACTGATCAGTTCATTGTTCAGCAACTAAATGTAACCTTCCTGGTATATCTCTTGGGCATTACAATTACCCTCATTCTTCTTGCCGTGCTTGAGATCAAGTGGTCCGGAATTGAACTTGAGGAGTGGTGGAGGAATGAGCAGTTTTGGTTGATTGGAGGCACAAGTGCCCACCTTGCTGCTGTGCTCCAAGGTCTTCTAAAGGTTATAGCAGGAATTGAGATCTCATTCACTTTGACATCGAAATCGGGAGGCGATGATGCggatgatgattttgttgatctttATATCTTCAAGTGGACATCTCTGATGGTACCACCTATTACTATCATAATGGTTAACTTGATTGGAATAGGTGTTGCTGTTTGTCGAACAATATACAGTGATAACCCAAAGTGGAGCAGCTTGCTTGGAGGTTCTTTTTTCAGCTTCTGGGTGTTGGCTCATCTATACCCCTTCGCCAAAGGACTTATGGGAAGACGAGGGAGGACCCCCACGATTGTATTTGTCTGGTCTGGGCTTCTAGCAATCACCATATCTCTCCTTTGGGTGGCTATTGATCCCCCATCAGGCAGTAGTGGAATTGGAGGTTCATTCCAGTTTCCTTGA
- the LOC112180687 gene encoding uncharacterized protein LOC112180687, with the protein MQKHLHIILLPLFLCVLVNTILISYSYSDCWNSVQSDCALNSVMAPKMRWTRSKRLLEEYEDENHNAEREVQEISNDQNVIKRTEDLYGCIKAVVPHHEVFVRSKNKMETKCEITLENLSREDVKITLWGDTAREFDLDAIYNLPPPVLANNQLHRAQITDA; encoded by the exons ATGCAGAAGCATTTACACATCATTCTGCTGCCACTGTTCCTTTGTGTATTGGTTAATACTATCTTGATCTCTTATTCTTATTCAG ATTGTTGGAACAGTGTGCAGTCAGATTGTGCTTTGAATTCAG TTATGGCTCCAAAGATGAGGTGGACAAGAAGTAAGAGATTGTTAGAGGagtatgaagatgaaaatcataATGCTGAAAGGGAAGTCCAAGAAATATCTAATGACCAGAATGTA ATAAAGAGGACTGAAG ACCTTTATGGCTGCATCAAAGCAGTAGTACCACATCATGAGGTGTTCGTTAGAAgcaaaaataaaatggaaacAAAATGTGAAATCACTTTGGAAAATCTGAG TAGAGAAGATGTGAAGATAACTCTTTGGGGGGATACTGCAAGAGAGTTCGATCTGGATGCAATTTACAATTTGCCTCCACCAGTACTAGCA AACAACCAACTCCATCGAGCACAAATCACAGATGCATAA